The genomic window atatatacaaagatgtaaatgatatacacatgtgtgtgtgtgtatatatatatatatgtatatatatgtatatgtacttagtcattcactccacagcaggaaatttatgtcctgtcttctgtgtgggtatatgtgcacatgcgtttgggaggaggtctttgagggtcaccctcccTCACACAAGATGTTATACCCTGTGTTTCAGGTACTGCTTTATCTTTGTTTGGAAGGGTTTTCTTAGAATGAGGTGATTCTTCATATTTAACGCAAGGTTCTTAACTTTCTTATCACAATCATATTCTCTACATAGCTTCCATGTGGGATCTAATGGATAGTCGCCTAATGTTGCTGATTTTCTACCTCTGGAGGATGGAGGACCTGAGGGTTCCTTGAGAGTTGGGACTGATGATGCATTGGGATCAGGAACTGctgtaaaaatgaagaagaagTATTGACATTGCATACTGCCCAACACCACTGTGTCCTATAACTCTTTGTGATCATTCCAATTGGTATATGGTTATTAACTCAGAGTTGCACATGTAGGGGAtacataataagtgtttgaaaaatgaaggaatgaagaaagtatCAATAAATGAGTGAATCTGGACAGGCACTTCAGGTTGACTTAGCTGCCTGGGGCCACACAGGAGGAGCCTTTTATAAGGACATGTCTAATGGGTCCTGCTGATGACACTCCAAGAAAAAGAGGTATTCAGTGGTACAATGGACACCATCATGACTTTCCCTCAGAAAATCTCTCTGAAAGAGTTGATTTACCCTGCTAATTCCCCTGACCATTCCATGCGCATGCCTTGCTAAGGTATCACCATGCAACCTCAGAGAGAGACCTAGAATCCCAGAAAATGAAAGAGTGTCTCTGGATCACAAAGGTCCAGAAGGATGGAGAGCCCATTTCTATACAACCTGGGACATTTTCTTCAGGGAAAgccctcagagaccatctaacccTCTTCTAATGCATTCTTAACATCTTGAGTGTTCACAATGATTTCTATTGCTGGGAAATTTACTATGGTGTGGAGAATTTCTTGGTAAAGCCTACAGAGTTAACTTCAGTGGAAGGAACAGAAGACTGCAAGTTGATTTGGATATCAAGACACTTACTGGTGAAGAGCTGTAAGGGATGGTGTTCATTACAACCTGTAAAGCAAAATAAGATATAATGAAGGGAAGATCAGAAAcgaaggaagaggaaatgggagAGACCCAAAGATGAGAGCAAGAGCTGTCAACATTTCATTTGTGCCAAAtcatgaaagagaagaggaatggcATTCCTGAGGACACGAATAAAGAGACTGGGAATGAAAACATCTTCAGATTTGTAAATGGAGGACATGGACGCTGGATATGGGGAATGGCCTTTCCTGTTTGTGCACCCTGAACCTTAGCCATGACGTGAACGGCAGAGTCTGAGTTCTCCTGTTATATCCTtaagggaggagagtgcaattcttCAGGGCCCTTCCGTAATCTGTTCCATGAAGTTCTTACATGAGGATAGAAGTAAGAAGGACCCTTCAATCTTCTGAGATTTAGATGGATCCAAGAGCCCtgatccctttcatttttgccttttcctgGCTTGCAGAAACTCGGTAGGAATTCAAGCCCCCTACTGTCTAACCCGTTCATCTCTAAGAGCATGGAAGAACGCTTATAGACAAAAGGTACcacttcaaaagctttttcattccTTGTGGTCCAAGCTTCCTGTAGATGTACTCATTCCGTTCCACTCCCAGCAAAATGTGATTTAGCCTAAGCATGGAAACCTTCTGTGAATGGGTGTCCACTGCATTAatcaatgagaacaatttgctttcATGTGAGTATCAATACTCACATGAGTATTTTGATGCAGGAATTTTCACGCCTTCCTTAACATTCTGCTGAGGCCAAGTAGAAGTATCTTATATAATATGCCCCATGAGAGGTACTGGAATGTTTGAAGACAATCTTTATACCTCTTTCATCTGACTAAATACCTCAAGTTCCTTGAAGCAATCTTCTTATCACATCATTTCAATTTCCCATCATGGCCattttctgtctatatatgttcTTTCTGAAGGCTGGATCCTCAGATCACAACAGATTACTATCATCAAGGGCTGATAAGGCCAGATGATAAGGGAACTAGCATCTTCCTCTTTACAGTCTCTGGATTTACCTTCATGAAATCTAATTGGTGTCTTCGCAACATGAATCCTTTCTGGTCATGTCCCCATCACCCTCTGGTCAGCCAGATTACTGGGTAACTCTGCATCCATATTTTGGCCTTACGTTGGTTAAATGTCAGGTTCTTAGATGTGATGCACCTTTCTAATTTTTGTGGAGTTTATTTTCTGCCTTCTATTATTGACCACCCAACACTTCTACTTGTCTATCCTTTGTCTATTTTCTGCCATCTACGATTCTACACGATTGATGGCTAAAAACATTACATATAACAGGATCAAAAGCAGAGTTCAAGAGTGGGCAGCAAATGAAAAAAgtcagacaaagagaaagaatggcTTAAGGTAACCAGGAAATAGGCATGGGTACGGCTGATTGAGTGCAAGTGGATGAACAAGGGAAGAGTGAGAACATGAGCTGCtggggtggggctggggtgggAGAGATGGCCTGAATCTAAGTGGGGAATCAAGGGAAAAGATAGGAATGTTGGGACTATGGTCTCATTACAAAGCTTATGCTGGAGGGAAAGAGATCAATGGTTGTGCCAGTGAGGAATCTCACCATCAAGGTAGAAACTTTCCTTTTCCACAATGTAGGGGCCCAGTCTGCTGATACCCTCAGTCTGTTTGCTCAGCTCCCAATATGCCTTGTATTTGTCTAAGGAGGGATTGGTCGGCCCCCCTCGAAAGTTGCACACAACTTCCACTCCAGTTTTTGAGCCACCCTTGAGAGATCTGTGGAAGGAAACAAATGCTGAAGTTCCTGAGTTTCGATGCTGAGAAAATTACTTCTAGGAGACATTGGGGACAGTTCAGCTGAGATTTCCTGCCATCACAAAGGCTGATACGGAATCCTTGATGGTGGAAACATGCCCATTCCTTGTGTGGGGAGTTTGCCTGTGCAGCCACACAACTCCCACTTGAGAAATGTATTTCCACAAGCCAGCATTTATTCCCAATCACGACACACAAGGGGAATCACTTTCCTAAGGActctggaaggaagagaatgggtaGGAAATCCTGCTCAGatttgaaaaaggaggaaatggacCGTCCATGGAGACAGTGCTTCTGTTGTTCACCCACCCTGCACGTTAGCCATGAAACTGGGGGCATCATGGGAGATGATGTGTGGGCCTGACAACTTCTTCTCAGGTCTCACCTCAGGGCCACCACTTGGCATCCATCATAGGAGGAAGCAATGCTGCTTTCCCCGAACAAGGGTTTGAACTGTGAAGGAAATAAGAAGGGGAATGAATAACCAGATTTTCAGCCCCCACGGTGGAGAAGCTTGCTATGCAGGAATGGGTCTGGACAGGGCCTGTGAAATCTCACCACGCGACGAAGCATTCTCTGGATGTTATTGAAAATGCCAGAGCTATGGTCATCCATGCCTTCCATGTAGCGTAAGTTCGTGATGGTAAAGCGGATGGGTAAAAATGTCATGTTGTCACCGGCTGttacagaggaaggaaacaaaagatcCAGCCCTGAATCCTGGGCATGTCTTGTACTGTCTTACGCTTTCCTGGAGGGCAATCTCATACTCCATGGCCCACTGACATTCACATCAAGGAATCCCTAaccacttcctctcttttccttgccTATGTCCCCACAGTTGTTCTTCCCCTTTTCTAGTTATGCACACAATGATACTCCTGGGAATGCCTATCAGCCGCATTCTTTTTACCTGAGGAAGTGGAGGATTGTGATGGAGTCAGAGAGGTGTCTGCAGGGTAACTGGTTCTCACAGGAACTGAGGAAAAATCATGAAGAGTGGAAATCACTGATAAAGACACTGTGGACAATTTCATAGTGGATGTGGGAGAAAAGTGAACACCTGGATGTAGTCACAGAATGCTTTGGGGAGGAGTTAAAGCAGTGGAAACAGATATTTGAAAAATGGGCTTCTCCTGACAAACTTGTCAAGCTGTGCGCTTCTTGTTTAGAATGGTCCAGGTCTTCACTTCTTTTAGGTTTTGAATGGGAAACATGGACTCATTTCCTAGAACTATgggagtatttcttttttttttttttttttttttttttttttttttttaattaatttttttattttttttaatgtttaacaatcactgccatacaattgcgattttatccctccccacccaccccccactacctccctccctccccacgactgcatacaattctgtatagattctacatatactttcctattgagtatattttcactatcgtcatgctatgtagtcagactaagataaatgaaagaatccgtataacaaatcagaacatgatacacaaacagatacacatacacaaacatgatctgctacattatgtgagtgacttccatatttctctctctgagtgtggaaggctttttgccttgaggtccaccattgggattttttttttttttttttttttcagaaattcttgtgttattacaaaaatctaagtctaccagaaaaaactctcacacactgtggttgttgctgtgcataaagttctcctggttctgctcctttcactcagcatcaggtcatataagtccttccaggcctctctgaagtcttcttgttcatcatttcttatggcacaatagtactccattacattcatataccataatttattcagccattccccaattgatggacatccccttgacttccagtttttggcaactacatagagtgctgctataaatatttttgtacatgtgggaccctttcccatttttatgatctcttggggatatagtcctagtagcgatattgctgggtcaaagggtatgcacatttttgtagccctttgggcatagtttatGGGAGTATTTCTTGAGAAGCTGTTAAATCAACTGCCAGAAATTCATATCCTTCTTTCTTCGGTGTATGTGAGGATTAATGAGGGGAGAGCCTTGCAATATCCAACATACCAAGGTCACTGTCCCCCACCCAAGATGATGCACCAAGTCTCAGATTCTGATTCGCTCATTTGGAAGGAGGTGATTTTTAAGGATCGTGgccattttcattttcctaatcACATTCTTTAAGCAGCTTCCATGGGGGACCCAGTGGACATCACCTAGCATCCTAATCTTGCTGATTTTCTACCTGCGCGGGCTGCAGGCCCTAAAGATGCCTGGAGAGTCACAAATGATGACAGAATGGGGTTTGACGCCAAAAGgtgtcaaaaaagaaagaaatactgaCACTGAAACGTGACAGAAACTATTGTGTCTTAAAACTCTTTCAGATCAACTCAATTGTCATGGGGTTATTAATTCCGGGTTCCCCCTGTAGGAGATGTCAAATAAGTGTTTGACAAATCACTACATGATTGAAGGTGGATGGGTATTTCTAGTTGCCTGTGCTGCCTGGGCTATTACAGAAGTAATCTTTCAGAAGGCCATGGCTAAGGTGCCGAGCTGGTGACACTATGAGCTCCAGTGACACTTCGGAATACTTCCTAAATACCATTATGAGTTCTCCTTTAGAATATCTCTCTAAAAGAGGTGAGGTCCACTGTTAATCCCCTTGACCATCTCGTGGGGATGCTTTGCTAAGTTTTCACCATGCTATCTCAGACAGAGGCTCTGGATTCCCCCACAACAGAATGTAAACCCCCTTCCGAACAAAGATTCCCACATTTTTTCACCCTCTACTCTGAGCACCGAGTTCAGAGATTGATACATAGATGGAAGTTAAGCAATGTTTGGTGCATCATTGACTGATGGTGAAGACAGCTTAACAAGTCATCTCCACCCAGTTTCGAGCCAAGGAAGGGCGAGTGATGAAACAGGAAGCCATTTTTGCATGGCAAGGGAGACTCAAAGGATCTTGAGAGCCTTTTCCCTACATTTCAGTCTTTTCTTCACAGTTTCACCAAATCCTATTATATCAGAACTAAAATCATGCTGAGAGGAAATCTAATTGAAGAACACATGCACACTCCAGTATCCCTGAGAACTTGTCCTTTAGCTGacatttgaagacctccagtgacaggAGGTCTTTGTTTCCCATGATTTACGGAAACATGCTAACTCTATATCTTGGATTCCTTTCTCATATCACCTGAAAATGGCCTCCAGGGTCAGGGACTTGGGCATGGCAAAGGCACTGGCCTCCAACTTTAGGGGTCAAGAAAGGAGTAAGGTTCAGTGCTCCCAGATGGCTCAAGATTATGAGATGAGAGTGCCCACATACTTACCAACACTGGGTAGATCTGGACCAGGTTCATTATAACCTGGAAACAAAAAGGTTGACAATGAGGGTCATGAATACATCATggcagaaaagaacagaaaggaattcTCATACTGAATAACACAGGTAAAGTGGATCAGCTCTGCTGCACCTGATCACTTATGAGAAAAAGCTGCTTCTTGGAGGAGAACCCTATCACACCAGGACGAGATAGGAATGGGAAGCTTGCAGCTTGTGAGGAATGAGAATAAGACAAAGCATAAGTAAGTGCCTGAAATAaggcattctttctcctttggtgTATAGGAAAGTGGAAATGGTAGCTCCTCTCCTTCCACTCCTGGCTTGATGGAAAGCTTAGGATCACACATAAAGAATAGAAAGGGTCGTCATAGGCTTTCCAATGCAcacccttccttctccagatgaagaaactgaagctctgagaTGCTAAAGGATTGGATTGTTGATGGACTTGGTGTCAGGGACACTGAGTCGGATTCCTCCCTCAGGCCCTTGCTTCTTTGGTTTAACCtcattcagtctcagtttcctcatatggaaaattAGAACTATGgtagaacctacctcacaggactacTGAGAGGACCAAATGACCCAACATTGtcagtgttatagaaatgctattgttattatcattattagaagGTCATTTTCATTATGACAAGGATTtcttcaaggtcacccagctagtaagtgtccaagggtAAGATCTGAacaatgtcttctctttttttcttggagagaGAAGGTTCTCTCTTCTCAAAAACTTCAAAGAATAATCCTAATTTTGAATCCTTTCTGCCActgttcaaatgaattcaacatgCCTTTATTGAGCTAGTTGGTGCTGTGGGAAAATTCCAAAAAAATACAATGCTAACCATCTTTCTCTAGTCACCTCACATTGCTGTCAGAGGCACAATGATAACAATTACTGTTCAGTCAGTTTTCAATTTTGTGAGACTCTTCATCATCCCATCcggatgttttcttggcaaacaaaaTGGATTGcttatccatttccttcttccactagttattatttttttccaataattaATCACTTTACTTTTGCTTCTTAACATTgacttccacaacattttgaattccaattattccccccatccctcccttctgAACACCCAAAGACAGCGtgctttctgattgccccttcccacaatctgccctcccttctctcatacccttccatctcttcttcccttcctctctgttttcttctggGGCACGGAAGATTTCGATAAAGCTATATcaatattgcttgccttcccaatgagaatagggggaagagagtgagagaaaatctggaacttttgtaaaaaacaaaaaccaaaacaaatgggAAACATGCTTCTTTACATGGAGtaggtgaagaaaataaaatattcaattaaCAAACCCAAAAACTAggactacaaacaaattagtccAAGACACTAGAATTCTTTCCACATAGACTCACAGGGCCAGAGAGTCTCTCGTTGGCACATTAAACTGCTGACTGTAGCTCAACAAGAGCTCCAGCAGCATCTTCCCAGAAATTGTTAAAGGACATAATGTTTTCCCTGTTCTATCCTCACGtagaattttgcatttatttctattaaaagttACCTGGTCAAATTTGTCACATTGTCTCAGCTTTCTGGATTCTGGTTCTACGCAACACATCAATGACCCTTTCTCGCCTAGTCTCACGGTATCAATAATTGGTTTCCATCTACGTATCTCTCTAAGCCATTGAGAAAAAGGTTGAAGAAGACAGGACCAAGGAATGCTCTGTATAGTTTCCGTCAGATGTCAAGAAACTCACAAACTCAGAGGAAAGGTCTCCGTAGAGGAACAGGTAAGGTCTCTagagtctgtctttctctcttctgaattgCTGCATGAGATTAGAACCTTGTTCATAGCAGAAGCGTCAGAAGGAAAGGCGAACGTTCAGattaaaagagaggaggaagagaagagacagaggcagagatagatGTTAAGACTTCCTTCCATGAGACTGCTTACCATTGATGTAGAGACTATCTTTGTCGAGGGAGTAGTGGCCCAGTAGCCGGATACCACGAGTTTGGTTGCTCAGCTCGTGGAAAATCTGCTTGGCATCTAGATGAGTGCTGCTGGCAAATGGGAGACACGTGCAGATGGCATCTACAGCTGTCTGTGATCCTTTCTTCACAGGCCTAGGAAAACAGATACTCTGGATAAACTGAGAAAGAGTGGTAGGGACACaattttttatgattatttttcaaTGAGGAAAACAGTAATGATAATTGTCATTTCTGTAGTGACATTGCAAAGCGCTCCCTTCAAGCAACTTTATCAAGAATATGGTATGAGTACTCTCTTCTGTGttctacagatggagaaattcagaaaaggtaAGTCACGTTACTCATCCATGTTCAAAGACACTGGCAttaaagctggaatttgaattcagctcttctgaATCCAATGGAATTGGGGGTAATAGAAGCAAGAAAGAACTCCAGGCATAGCCAAAATTGTGATCAGATTATAGTGACTCCCCCAAATGAATGTAAGCTCGTTGAGGAAAAAGATTGTTTGGTGGTTTTattgggggagaggaagacatttgtttttgttttgcttttctgacCCCAGTGCCTGCCACTGTTCACAGAATCTCGCTGATACTACATGCATTTCGCTGAATGGATTGATGCATGTGAGGTGTAGAACTGGCTCTAGATAGAAATCCTAAAATATATGTCTTCTAAAGGacggggagagaaaggagaagagattccTTTTGACAGGGCTAGCATGAAACTAGAGGAAACAGAATGTGTGAGTCAATGTACAGTGAAGCTTTGAAGTCTGTGCTTCAAACGTAGAGCTCTCTCCCAGGAGACTCACTTGCAAGTCCCCAGCTTGGCAGCCTTACCTGAGTTCAGTCACTTTGCATGCAGAGTACAGGGAACCAAAGGTGGTGTTTTTGAATGAGTGGCCAATCtggtcaaaaaagaaacaaagagaaacaaatggTGAGTATGTCAGGTGGATGTTCAAGATATTAGGGCAGCTCGGCAGGGTGGCTGGAAGCAGGCAGTCTCACCAGATGCTGCATCATGGTGTCTACGATATTGAATTGGATTGAGTTCGGACAGCTCATGTCTGCCAAATACCGGAGGCTGGTGATGGTCAGCTTCAGGGTGAAACACTTCAGGCTGGGTTCCATGGCtataagagggagggagagagaagcccAGGTTTTCAACTGGAGGCATATTTGTCTCGTGCCTCTTAAGAGTGCGTGGAGTAAAGGAGTAGTCGTACTGGCTCAGTGactggctttgaagtcaggaagacctggttttacCTCCAAAACTTATTAGCTTGGTGaacattggcaagtcacttggcccctCTGATCCTCAGGCATAGACCTAAAACTAATACGTAGAAAGGATACAATATGCATCGTTGACATCGTAATGTGGCCTAGGATGTACGCAGAAGTAAATTCAAAGTTTGGATATGATGTGGTCGTAGCACTCCTAACAGAACTTCTTACACCCTCCAAGCTCAGAACCAAGCATGAACTATTCAGAGGGCAATAAAGATTCATAACCTATAAGCGCTGGAAGGAACCGCATTTCCTTGCTTATCTACTCCAACCGCTtaatttgaggaaaagaaagccaCAGCCAAGGTAGGGGAATAGACTGACTCAAGTCTACAAAAAGCAATTAGGGGAGATAAGTCTGACTTTGGGAAAGTGGCGTTGACTACATTAGATACATAGATGGGCCTGACAAAGAAAATTCTGCAAAGCCAGTGCAAAAGGCTTCAGCTGGATATGGTGAGCATGAGACATTGTGATGTAGGAAGAGCAGCAATTTGACTGAAACTGTAGGAGAGCTGGCAAAATGTGCCCAGCTCCTCCTTGTGTCTTCCAATCTTTCAAAGTCAATCCCAGAAGTATAAATGGCCATACAGCTATGGTAAGATAGGAGCTGAATGAAACTTACTGggaaaatcattcaaatatcaggTGGTAGTGGAGGAACTGCCATTATGCAGCAAGCGAAAGATTTCCAAAAACGAACAACTTGACCTGAAAGTTGTTTGCTGTGCCAACTAGGTATAACTGTGGATCTGACTCATTAACTCATTAACAGGTTGCTCGGTGGCTGAGGTCTAGCCTAACAAAGAGCTACACCCATTATCCTGCACAGAAATGGTCACTAAGTAGCTACATTTCACTGAGCAAGCAGCAGACAATCAGCCTTGGATGATGGTTCGGGAGCCAGGGTTTTTTCAAAAGATTCTTATCGAAAAAGTATCTTGAGCATCAGGACAGCTTTGAGTCCTTTGAGTGACCCATTGCCCAGGTTAGGTGTTGTGTTTGGTTTGTTCAATTCTGCAGCATATCGGGGTAAAAGCTCCGGTTCAAGAAATAGATTCTATTTATATCATATGGTGACTGGCTTGTATGCTGCAGCAAATAGGAAGAAGGAGCTGGCTAGCTGGCTTCTGGGCAGTTATGTAATACTTTGAATGCTGCCAATCTAGTCCATGAACAAAAGGCCATTCCTTTACAAGAGTAACGCTGCCATGGAACAACACAATTTGGGGAGGACACAACTGCAGGTGTACCACAATGGAAAGATATATGTCAGAGATTATTAGGCTGCAGCATGTTGCTCCTGATGACTCACCCATTGTAAGATTGTTAAGGGTAgggattattttccctttttctttgttcttccatCATTTGGAATAATGTTTGTTACCCATGGTAAATGTTAAGAAAACACTTGTAAGTATTGAAATATTGGAGTACATGTTAAATGGGTTGGAAGGAGGAAAAGCTTAGAGGCAGAAAAGCTATGTTCCAAGTTGATGCAGCAATCCAGGAGTCCAACTCTGAGAACCCAGACTACTACATGTTGTTAGTGGCGATGGGGAAGGACTAGATCTTAGATGAAATTTTTCAGAAGAATCCATGTGACTGATTGGGTAGAGGAGAAGCAGATCGAAGAATCAGAGATGGCTTCTTAGGTGGATGCCTAGGTAAAGGATACAGCAGTCAAATCAATGACAGGGCAATTAGTGGATACGGAAGAAATGAGTCAGAGTACAAACTGGAAATACTGCTTTGGGCAGCACTAACGTGATCAAGTGAAAATGGACAGATGAACTTTGTGTTGTACAATTCGAATTCACGGGAAAACAAGGGACACTTTTCAGATCTTTAGGAcagagaggaaattaaagctccGATGTCTTTCAAAGAGCGTTCCAAACGAGTTTCGTACTTAGAATAATGAAGAGC from Notamacropus eugenii isolate mMacEug1 chromosome 1, mMacEug1.pri_v2, whole genome shotgun sequence includes these protein-coding regions:
- the LOC140520878 gene encoding mucin-16-like isoform X1, whose amino-acid sequence is MECFTLDFTITNLLCKADMEQSGSRQFSATENILQSLVGAIFEKSCIAFHFSGCKLKSLRSVKKGTGVHLLCAYWNVPTIPVLDERRMYHDFRSQTCKITRLGPYTLDRKSLYINGYNYRVSLFSCVSCFPVTSRRPNPSSVCTAPDCRFEFFTLKFTITNLIYTCEMGQVGSSQFYGTESVLKFLLRCLMAKTSIASVYCGCRLTSLRPWKEATGTGVGVTCACWRDADSPILQKEQLYWELRNHTCNMTKLGSYMLDERSLFLDDDNYLTLDSTKNSMEPSLKCFTLKLTITSLRYLADMSCPNSIQFNIVDTMMQHLIGHSFKNTTFGSLYSACKVTELRPVKKGSQTAVDAICTCLPFASSTHLDAKQIFHELSNQTRGIRLLGHYSLDKDSLYINGYNEPGPDLPSVVPVRTSYPADTSLTPSQSSTSSAGDNMTFLPIRFTITNLRYMEGMDDHSSGIFNNIQRMLRRVFKPLFGESSIASSYDGCQVVALRSLKGGSKTGVEVVCNFRGGPTNPSLDKYKAYWELSKQTEGISRLGPYIVEKESFYLDGCNEHHPLQLFTTVPDPNASSVPTLKEPSGPPSSRGRKSATLGDYPLDPTWKLCREYDCDKKVKNLALNMKNHLILRKPFQTKIKQYLKHRV
- the LOC140520878 gene encoding mucin-16-like isoform X3, which produces MECFTLDFTITNLLCKADMEQSGSRQFSATENILQSLVGAIFEKSCIAFHFSGCKLKSLRSVKKGTGVHLLCAYWNVPTIPVLDERRMYHDFRSQTCKITRLGPYTLDRKSLYINVPVTSRRPNPSSVCTAPDCRFEFFTLKFTITNLIYTCEMGQVGSSQFYGTESVLKFLLRCLMAKTSIASVYCGCRLTSLRPWKEATGTGVGVTCACWRDADSPILQKEQLYWELRNHTCNMTKLGSYMLDERSLFLDDDNYLTLDSTKNSMEPSLKCFTLKLTITSLRYLADMSCPNSIQFNIVDTMMQHLIGHSFKNTTFGSLYSACKVTELRPVKKGSQTAVDAICTCLPFASSTHLDAKQIFHELSNQTRGIRLLGHYSLDKDSLYINGYNEPGPDLPSVVPVRTSYPADTSLTPSQSSTSSAGDNMTFLPIRFTITNLRYMEGMDDHSSGIFNNIQRMLRRVFKPLFGESSIASSYDGCQVVALRSLKGGSKTGVEVVCNFRGGPTNPSLDKYKAYWELSKQTEGISRLGPYIVEKESFYLDGCNEHHPLQLFTTVPDPNASSVPTLKEPSGPPSSRGRKSATLGDYPLDPTWKLCREYDCDKKVKNLALNMKNHLILRKPFQTKIKQYLKHRV
- the LOC140520878 gene encoding mucin-16-like isoform X2, producing the protein MECFTLDFTITNLLCKADMEQSGSRQFSATENILQSLVGAIFEKSCIAFHFSGCKLKSLRSVKKGTGVHLLCAYWNVPTIPVLDERRMYHDFRSQTCKITRLGPYTLDRKSLYINGYNYRVSLFSCVSCFPVTSRRPNPSSVCTAPDCRFEFFTLKFTITNLIYTCEMGQVGSSQFYGTESVLKFLLRCLMAKTSIASVYCGCRLTSLRPWKEATGTGVGVTCACWRDADSPILQKEQLYWELRNHTCNMTKLGSYMLDERSLFLDDDNYLTLDSTKNSMEPSLKCFTLKLTITSLRYLADMSCPNSIQFNIVDTMMQHLIGHSFKNTTFGSLYSACKVTELRPVKKGSQTAVDAICTCLPFASSTHLDAKQIFHELSNQTRGIRLLGHYSLDKDSLYINGYNEPGPDLPSVVPVRTSYPADTSLTPSQSSTSSAGDNMTFLPIRFTITNLRYMEGMDDHSSGIFNNIQRMLRRVFKPLFGESSIASSYDGCQVVALRSLKGGSKTGVEVVCNFRGGPTNPSLDKYKAYWELSKQTEGISRLGPYIVEKESFYLDGCNEHHPLQLFTIPDPNASSVPTLKEPSGPPSSRGRKSATLGDYPLDPTWKLCREYDCDKKVKNLALNMKNHLILRKPFQTKIKQYLKHRV